The proteins below come from a single Dehalococcoidia bacterium genomic window:
- a CDS encoding zf-HC2 domain-containing protein, with product MRCAEMKELLSAYANRELTPEIQGLADRHLTNCAGCRQALAAWTEVKQQLAILKEIPKFSDLRKTTMSRLKESDHSRVFKADSKLAKGVKMAQEFIFQSKWRIAVGSALVAVVIALILILPSSGGYNTALASEIARNSPDVQAAFGGDEVTVLQVVEENNIVVCSSEMRPPIAVKVDLKSKTVVAISEVKLPELTDAEKERAIDLAKSSIMIQPPIDEAAILSVEVYPIFISGTVATEIGEITLIPGPKMAIVRFDLEGDPSRVTAKVDLDAGMVKEAEMYGPYSDGGTPSSVAAVAVTVAEEVSRYPRASPWHFYSSSFA from the coding sequence CCGGAAATTCAAGGGTTGGCGGATAGACATCTGACGAATTGTGCCGGATGTCGGCAAGCGCTTGCGGCTTGGACCGAGGTTAAGCAACAGCTAGCTATCCTGAAGGAAATCCCGAAATTCTCGGACCTCAGAAAAACTACGATGTCACGGCTAAAGGAATCAGATCATAGTCGCGTTTTCAAGGCAGATTCAAAATTAGCAAAAGGAGTAAAAATGGCGCAAGAATTTATCTTCCAATCCAAGTGGAGAATCGCCGTCGGGAGTGCGCTGGTAGCAGTGGTAATTGCGCTGATCCTTATCCTGCCTTCCTCCGGGGGATACAATACGGCCCTGGCATCGGAGATCGCCCGGAACAGCCCGGATGTTCAAGCGGCTTTTGGGGGCGATGAAGTAACCGTTCTTCAGGTGGTGGAGGAGAATAATATTGTCGTCTGCTCATCGGAGATGCGGCCACCCATAGCTGTCAAAGTGGATCTGAAGTCGAAAACGGTTGTTGCCATCAGCGAGGTCAAGCTGCCGGAACTGACGGATGCGGAAAAAGAGAGGGCCATCGATTTGGCCAAATCCTCAATCATGATTCAGCCTCCTATTGACGAAGCCGCCATACTGAGTGTTGAGGTCTACCCGATCTTCATTTCCGGGACAGTGGCCACCGAAATCGGGGAGATTACCCTGATTCCAGGACCCAAGATGGCCATCGTCAGGTTCGATCTTGAGGGAGATCCTTCTCGGGTGACGGCCAAGGTTGATCTCGATGCTGGAATGGTGAAAGAGGCCGAAATGTATGGGCCGTACTCGGATGGAGGTACACCTTCGTCTGTAGCGGCTGTGGCCGTCACAGTTGCCGAGGAGGTGAGTAGATACCCACGGGCAAGCCCGTGGCACTTTTACAGTTCAAGCTTCGCTTGA